The Blautia obeum ATCC 29174 region TTGTATTTAATTTGATCATATCCGTCTGATTTGGCTGTTCTCCCGGTGTATACGGAACCACCTTGCGGATATTGTTTTCCCAGTTGCCCATCTTCATGTCTTCTTTCTTTTTTATCTACTTTTTTATCTGCTTTTTTACGAGGATACATACGGATTGTTCCGTGCTACGCACTCTCACAATCCTACTTCCGAGCCACACCGGTCTTTCTTGCTGCTTCTGCAACTGCTTTGGCTACTGCCGGTCCAACTCTCTTGTCAAATGCCTTTGGAATGATATTATCTTCAGAAAGTTCTTCATCAGAGATCAGTTCTGCAATTGCTTTTGCTGCTGCAATCTTCATCTCCTCATTGATATCACTTGCTCTCACATCAAACGCACCTCTGAACACACCAGGGAATACAAGTACATTGTTGATCTGATTCGGGAAATCAGAACGTCCTGTTGCGATGACTCTTGCGCCACCTTTTCTTGCTTCATCCGGCATGATCTCAGGTGTCGGGTTTGCCATTGCAAATACAATCGCATCATCTGCCATTGTGCTTACCATCTCTGCTGTTACAATATTCGGTGCAGATACACCGACAAAAATATCTCTGCCCTTCATGGCAGCCTTAAGGTCCCCATGCAGCTGTTCTTTATTTGTTTTTTCTGCGATTTCCTTCTGTGCCGGATTCATCCATTCCTCACCAGGCGCCAGGATTCCCTTACGGTCAACCATGACTACATCACCGATTCCAAGTTCCAGAAGAAGTTTGCAGATGGAGATACCTGCTGATCCGGCTCCGTTGATGACTACTTTTGCTTCTGAGAATTTCTTTCCTACCAGTCTCAGAGCATTGGTCAGTCCTGCTGATACGACGATTGCGGTTCCATGCTGGTCATCATGAAAGATTGGAATATCACATTTTTCTTTCAGTTTTTTCTCTATCTCAAAACATCTCGGTGCGGAAATATCTTCCAGATTGACTCCACCGAAAGATCCTGAGATCAGATAAATGGTATTTACGATCTCATCTACATCATTGCTCTTGATACAGAGCGGAAATGCATCTACATCACCAAACGCTTTAAAAAGTGCACATTTTCCTTCCATTACCGGCATCCCCGCCTCCGGTCCGATATTTCCAAGGCCAAGGATCGCTGATCCGTCTGTAACAACAAGGCACATATTCCATCTTCTTGTCAGGTCATAAGATTTGTTCACATCCTTCTGGATCTCCAGACATGGCTGTGCAACACCCGGTGTATATGCAAGTGACAGGTCATCTTTATTCTCTGCCGGTACTCGTGTAACGACTTCAATCTTACCTTTCCATTCTCCGTGTAATCTCAGGGATTCTTTCGCATAATCCATCTCATTCTCCTCCTATTACAATTCCATTTGCTGGTCTTTTGTTGTTGCTGTTCTTCTGCATCTCATCCATGCATTTTTCGATTATCTCCATATGCTCGGACATGTACTGCTCGGCACCCTTCTCATCGTTATTGATAATAGCCTCAACAAGAAGACGATGCTGTTCATCCACTTTAAATTCCGGACGGTTTTTCTTCATAATATAATCTCTGGTTCCCGCAATTATATTTTCAATCAGCTGATCCGCTGCAGCAAGCACACTGTAGATCATCGGATTGTCTGCAATCTTTGCAATCTGCGTATGCAGTTCTTTATCCAGTTCTCCTCTGGTCTTCTCATCTTCCGCTTTATCTATACTCGAAAGTATCCTCCACAGTTCTGCCGCATCCAGTGGTGTGCACTTTCTCGCAGCCAGAATTGCCATCTCTAGTTCCAGTGCAGCCCTAAGCTGCTGTGTCTGCCGGATATATCCGTTATTCAGTTTAAACAGTATAGATAATGGGCCAATCAGCCAGGAATCCAGGTCATCTGCTATATAGTTTCCACCACCGGGCACGGTCTTTATGATTCCAAGCAATTCAAGTGCTCTTAAGACTTCCCGTACCGCCGGTCTGGATACTCCCATCGTCTCTGCCATCGTTCTTTCTGCCGGAAGCGCATCGCCTGCTTTCAGATGTCCATTTTGAATATTATCTATGATCTGATTCAGTATTCCATCAAAAGCTTTCTCATCTTTAATTTCTTTAAACATATATCTGCCTCCTACATTTCCCTATTAATGTATCATTTATGAACCCTGTTGGCAAGCATTCCCTTTGCATTCTGCCTGCATTCTTTTTCATACAGCTTTTTCTAATTTATTAAAAATATCGATATAATTTGTGTTTTTATTCTAAACTTTTCTCATATCCTATTGACAAGTTCAAAAAAGAACGCATAATAAACGTAAGAGATTATTATAGTAAGGGAGATTATACTCATGAAAAAAAGAAATCTTATGCTATTATCAGCAATTGCTGCAGCATCGATCCTCATGACTGGATGCGGTTTCACCGCAGATGATCCGGCTGACAGTCAGGCTGTAACTATAACTCCAGAACCAACTGCTACACCGGCACCTACAGCTACACCAGCACCTACTGTTACCCCGACAGCCAACCTGACAACTACACCTGCACCGGCCGGAACAGATGCTTCTTCCACAACTCCGGCAGATGGTACAACAACAGACGGAACTGCTTCTACAGACAGCAGCACATCTTCTGATGCAGCATCCACAGATACCAGTTCTGACTCTGCTTCTTCCACAGCAAGTGCATCTTCCGGTGATGCATCATCTTATGTTGGTTCTACACTGAATGAATTCATGAACATCTATGGAACACCAGTTGATTATGAACCTGCATACGATGCAAATGGCAACGAAGTTGGTGGTGTTTACTCATTCAACGATTTCTCCATCACAACAGATTTCACTTCCGGAAGCGAAACTGTCGAAGCTGTTGATTATTATTGATCATAATAAGCCGCACATGACAAATACCCTGTCAGGGAATTCCTGCCAGGGTATTTTTTATGTATTTCTTTCTTTATTTTTCAGGTCGTTCTTTTCGATGTTTTTTGGATTCTTCGTATTTTTTCAGCTCTTTCAACGCCTTCTCACCCTGCGGATACAGAATAATGATATTGAATATTGTCATCAGACCGATTCCCACATCTCCAAGGTCCCATACAAAAGTATAAGCTGCAAGGCCACCTATAAACAACATAAACAGTGCTATGATCTTGTATGCCGTCTGTGATATCCAGTTATCTCCGAAAAGATATGCCACATTGCTTCTTGCATAGAATAAAATTCCAAGGAATGTCGAGAAGCTGAACAAAAATAATGTCGCTGCAATAAAAACCACACCAAATCTTCCGAGATGATGTTCCATCGCCGTCTGCAGAAGATCCATTCCGGAAAGTCCTGCAACTTTTTCTTCCGGGGCAAGAAGCATGATCATTGCAGTACAGCTGCAGATTACGATCGTATCGATAAATACTCCAAGTGCCTGTACCAGTCCTGCTTTGACCGGCTGATCACATTCTGCCGCAGCTGCCGCACACGGAGCAGAACCAGAGCCTGCCTCATTGGAAAAAAGTCCTCTTTTGACTCCATTCATCAGTACCGCCCCGAAACCACCGGCTGCCACCTGTCTAAATCCAAATGCTTCCTGAAAGATTCTTGCAAAAACGCCCGGAATACTGCCGATATTCATCACAATGACCAGAATCGTGATTGCAAAATAAACAACTGCCATTACCGGCACGATCATATCCAGGATCTTGACCGTCGCATTCTTACGAAGTACGATCACTGCTGCAACTGCAACAAGCACAACCGTCGTATAGACTGGCGGAATGGAAAATGCATTTTTAAACGAAGAAACAACGGAATTACTGATCACCTGACTGATACCACACCAGCAGATCAGGCCGGAGATTGCAAATAACACAGAAATCACAACTTTGTTTCTTTTTTTCTTTTGTTTTTCTTCCACATAGGCGTGGATGTAGTATGCCGGTCCACCACGATAACCGCCATACAGTGGATCTTTTTCTTTATAGATCTGTGCCAGTGTTGCTTCAATAAATGCTGTAGATGAACCGATCAGTGCTGTTACCCACATCCAGAACACAGCCCCGGCACCACCTGCGGAAATCGCTGCAACCACACCGACCAGATTTCCCATACCAACCCTGGTAGCCGTTGATACGACCAGTGCCTGAAAAGATGAAAGACTGTTTTTATCCTTTTTCTTTTCAACCAGTGCTCTTACCA contains the following coding sequences:
- a CDS encoding NAD(P)-dependent malic enzyme, encoding MDYAKESLRLHGEWKGKIEVVTRVPAENKDDLSLAYTPGVAQPCLEIQKDVNKSYDLTRRWNMCLVVTDGSAILGLGNIGPEAGMPVMEGKCALFKAFGDVDAFPLCIKSNDVDEIVNTIYLISGSFGGVNLEDISAPRCFEIEKKLKEKCDIPIFHDDQHGTAIVVSAGLTNALRLVGKKFSEAKVVINGAGSAGISICKLLLELGIGDVVMVDRKGILAPGEEWMNPAQKEIAEKTNKEQLHGDLKAAMKGRDIFVGVSAPNIVTAEMVSTMADDAIVFAMANPTPEIMPDEARKGGARVIATGRSDFPNQINNVLVFPGVFRGAFDVRASDINEEMKIAAAKAIAELISDEELSEDNIIPKAFDKRVGPAVAKAVAEAARKTGVARK
- a CDS encoding FadR/GntR family transcriptional regulator; the encoded protein is MFKEIKDEKAFDGILNQIIDNIQNGHLKAGDALPAERTMAETMGVSRPAVREVLRALELLGIIKTVPGGGNYIADDLDSWLIGPLSILFKLNNGYIRQTQQLRAALELEMAILAARKCTPLDAAELWRILSSIDKAEDEKTRGELDKELHTQIAKIADNPMIYSVLAAADQLIENIIAGTRDYIMKKNRPEFKVDEQHRLLVEAIINNDEKGAEQYMSEHMEIIEKCMDEMQKNSNNKRPANGIVIGGE
- a CDS encoding alanine/glycine:cation symporter family protein, translating into MMVDLIEKIYSFLWGDLVHIPLPGGSTLGISLLIILLIPAGIYFTIRTRFLPIRLFPDMVRALVEKKKDKNSLSSFQALVVSTATRVGMGNLVGVVAAISAGGAGAVFWMWVTALIGSSTAFIEATLAQIYKEKDPLYGGYRGGPAYYIHAYVEEKQKKKRNKVVISVLFAISGLICWCGISQVISNSVVSSFKNAFSIPPVYTTVVLVAVAAVIVLRKNATVKILDMIVPVMAVVYFAITILVIVMNIGSIPGVFARIFQEAFGFRQVAAGGFGAVLMNGVKRGLFSNEAGSGSAPCAAAAAECDQPVKAGLVQALGVFIDTIVICSCTAMIMLLAPEEKVAGLSGMDLLQTAMEHHLGRFGVVFIAATLFLFSFSTFLGILFYARSNVAYLFGDNWISQTAYKIIALFMLFIGGLAAYTFVWDLGDVGIGLMTIFNIIILYPQGEKALKELKKYEESKKHRKERPEK